A section of the Etheostoma cragini isolate CJK2018 chromosome 12, CSU_Ecrag_1.0, whole genome shotgun sequence genome encodes:
- the LOC117954787 gene encoding gamma-crystallin N-A translates to MSQYSGKIVFYEGKCFTGRKLEICSDCDNFQDRGFMNRVNSVRVESGAYICYDHPDFKGQQYILEHGEYPEFQRWNAHNDHMGSCRPVRMHGEHYRMELFEGDNFSGQCVELCDDCPFLQARGLTKSCINSLKVYGDGAWVLYEEPNYRGRMYIVERGNYCNHMEWQAENPNIKSVRRVANYF, encoded by the exons ATGTCTCAGTACTCAGGAAAG ATCGTGTTCTATGAGGGAAAATGTTTCACTGGGAGGAAACTGGAGATCTGCAGTGACTGCGACAACTTCCAGGACCGTGGCTTCATGAACAGGGTCAACTCTGTCCGTGTGGAGAGCGGGGCCTACATCTGCTATGACCACCCAGACTTTAAGGGCCAACAGTACATTCTGGAGCATGGCGAGTACCCCGAATTCCAGCGCTGGAATGCTCATAACGATCACATGGGCTCCTGCAGGCCAGTCAGGATG CATGGAGAGCACTACAGGATGGAGCTGTTCGAGGGAGACAACTTCTCAGGCCAGTGTGTGGAGCTGTGTGACGACTGTCCTTTCCTGCAAGCCAGAGGCCTAACCAAGAGCTGCATCAACTCCCTGAAGGTTTATGGAGATGGAGC CTGGGTGCTGTATGAGGAGCCTAACTACCGCGGCCGCATGTACATCGTGGAGAGAGGAAACTACTGCAACCACATGGAGTGGCAAGCAGAGAACCCCAACATCAAGTCTGTTCGCAGGGTGGCAAACTACTTCTAA
- the ly97.3 gene encoding CD59 glycoprotein, producing the protein MNTPQSNRDGRIIKVAVMNRKMKLLALALTVTLLFTAGEALNCHRCVSKKAGGSCEPTAESCKPEKDACATARFLREPYGQYQKCMALSDCEMLKINAYIDIKCCTEDMCNTL; encoded by the exons ATGAATACACCTCAGTCAAACCGAGACGGACGAATCATCAAg GTTGCAGTAATGAACAGAAAAATGAAGTTGTTGGCCTTGGCCTTAACTGTCACCCTGCTGTTTACAGCTG gtgAAGCCCTGAACTGCCACCGGTGTGTCTCCAAAAAGGCTGGAGGAAGCTGTGAGCCTACAGCAGAGAGCTGCAAACCAGAGAAGGATGCCTGCGCTACTGCCCGCTTCCTCAGAGAACCAT ATGGCCAATACCAGAAGTGCATGGCTCTATCAGACTGTGAAATGCTGAAGATAAACGCCTACATCGACATCAAGTGCTGTACCGAAGACATGTGCAACACCTTGTAA
- the rheb gene encoding GTP-binding protein Rheb: protein MPQPKSRKIAILGYRSVGKSSLTIQFVEGQFVDSYDPTIENTFTKMITINGQEYHLQLVDTAGQDEYSIFPQTYSIDINGYILVYSVTSNKSFEVVQVIHEKLLDMVGKVQVPIMLVGNKNDLHMERVISCEEGKALADSWNAAFMESSAKENQTAVEVFRRMILEAEKMDGGVQPGKTPCSMM, encoded by the exons ATGCCGCAGCCGAAATCACGAAAAATCGCTATCCTCGGGTACAGATCCGTAG GAAAGTCCTCTTTGACAATTCAGTTTGTGGAAGGCCAGTTTGTGGACTCCTATGACCCAACAATAGAAAACA CATTTACTAAAATGATCACAATAAATGGACAAGAGTACCATCTTCAGCTGGTGGACACAGCAGGACAG GATGAGTACTCTATCTTCCCACAGACCTACTCCATAGATATCAATGGTTACATTTTGGTCTATTCAGTTACATCTAATAAAAG CTTTGAGGTTGTACAAGTTATCCATGAAAAACTATTGGACATGGTGGGAAAAGTTCA AGTACCAATTATGCTGGTCGGAAACAAGAACGACCTACATATGGAGCG agtAATCAGTTGTGAAGAAGGAAAAGCCTTAGCCGATTCCTGGAACGCTGCCTTCATGGAGTCCTCAGCTAAAGAGAATCAG ACGGCCGTGGAGGTTTTCCGGAGGATGATCCTGGAGGCAGAGAAGATGGACGGCGGCGTGCAGCCAGGAAAAACGCCCTGTTCCATGATGTAG
- the LOC117954773 gene encoding leucine-rich repeat-containing protein 30-like produces the protein MGGKQSRGFPNKELNEVSVSQRRKSAGRDEQPSLSSAAERIRRHTTVHFGYSTLNLAMQALDETPSELWELRELQKLNLSMNCLCSLPPALGTLDNLVILNLWGNNLSSLPPEISLLKKLRVLFACRNRLSEVPEELGSCTCLEVLSLANNQITGLPGSLAAMHNLTKLNLSHNHIAHIPTCVYSMKGLVFLHLACNRLETIADQIQDLVNLKILIVEGNSIHTLPKTLCFLESLELLNVDFNDLQNVPMELYLLSRLGRLACHPLDKGLHIIHNPLLKPIQEVLQGGLSALYNYLKPT, from the coding sequence ATGGGTGGGAAGCAATCTCGCGGTTTCCCCAACAAGGAGCTGAACGAGGTGAGTGTTAGTCAAAGGAGGAAGAGTGCTGGGAGAGACGAGCAGCCCAGCCTGTCCTCAGCTGCTGAAAGGATCCGCAGACACACCACAGTGCACTTTGGCTACAGCACCCTGAACCTGGCTATGCAGGCACTTGATGAGACCCCCTCTGAGCTGTGGGAGCTCCGAGAACTGCAGAAGCTAAACTTGTCCATGAACTGCCTTTGCTCTCTGCCCCCTGCCCTGGGCACTCTGGACAATCTGGTGATCCTAAACTTGTGGGGTAACAACCTGTCTAGCCTGCCTCCAGAGATCAGCCTCCTGAAGAAGCTACGTGTGCTCTTTGCCTGTCGTAACCGCCTCAGTGAGGTCCCCGAGGAGCTGGGTTCCTGTACCTGCCTAGAGGTGCTGAGCCTGGCAAACAACCAGATCACAGGCCTACCAGGCAGTTTGGCAGCCATGCACAATCTCACCAAACTCAACCTGAGCCACAACCACATCGCACACATCCCCACCTGCGTCTACAGCATGAAGGGCCTGGTCTTTCTCCACTTGGCATGCAACCGTCTGGAGACCATTGCGGACCAGATCCAGGACTTGGTTAACCTGAAGATCCTCATTGTGGAGGGAAACAGTATCCACACGTTGCCTAAGACACTGTGCTTCCTGGAGTCTTTAGAACTCCTCAATGTTGATTTCAATGACCTGCAAAATGTGCCAATGGAATTGTACCTACTGAGCAGGCTTGGAAGGTTGGCCTGCCACCCGCTGGATAAAGGACTTCATATTATCCACAACCCCCTCCTCAAGCCTATCCAGGAGGTGCTGCAAGGAGGACTCAGTGCCCTCTATAACTACCTCAAGCCCACGTGA